The Lysinibacillus timonensis nucleotide sequence TGTTGCAGTCCCAACTAATGTTGGGCGTTTGCGCACTACCCATTCAATAATTAACCAAGCAATCCCTCCAGCTGCAGCAGCAATTTGTGTGTTAGCAAAGGCTAATGCTGTCACACCATTTGCTCCTAGCGCACTACCTGCATTAAATCCAAACCAACCAAACCATAATGAGGCTGCTCCAATTAAAAATAGAACGATATTATGTGGCATCTGTGATTTCCGTAAGTGCTCAAATCGTGGGCCGATTACGACCGCAGCTGTTAAGGCACTTACACCAGATAAAATATGAACCACTGTGCCACCAGCAAAATCTAATTCACCTAACTGTGCTAACCAACCACCACCCCATACCCAATGCGCCATTGGAGAATAAATAAAAGTAATCCACGCTACACAAAATACCATCCATGCTGGGAATGAAATTCTTCCCGCAATCCCACCTGAGATAATGGCAACTGTGATTGCAGCAAAAGCACCCTGGAAAGTGGCAAAAATATAATGAGGAATTGTATACGATCCAAAAGCAGCTTCCGGACCCACATTATTAAATCCTAAATAGTCTAACGCTCCAATAAAGCCATTTACATCCGGACCGAATGCAAGTGTGTAGCCCCATAATACCCAGACAATTGTCACAATCAGCAAGCTTACAAAACTATGCATCATTGTTGAAATTACATTTCGGTCGTTCACTAGTCCTCCATAAAATAACGCTAAGCCAGGTACATGCATAAAAATAACAATTGCAGTTGCGACAAACATCCATGTTGTGTCACCAGTATCGATTTGCACAGCTTCTGTGTTGGCAAAGGCACTCGTTGGTAATACGCAAAGTAATAAAACCATAAACAATATAAAATTAAACTTCTTCTTCATAAACAACTCACTCCTTAAAATTTAATGATGGTGATGTTCGTTTACTAAGCTGTTAATTTCTTTTGGATCCGTTGAAACAGGTGAAGGGTTTATGGAGTCTTGTTCCACCATAGCTGCGACACTTATACTTGAAAAAGTTAAAAAAAGCATTAAGAAAAGTGGAGCTACTATCACTTTCGATGATTTAATAGTCTTTTGATGTTCTGCGTGCATCATATAAAGCAAGATCGTCATAACTAGCGAATACATTACATTCATCGCAATAATCATGAATGTTTGTTCTGTTGGAGCTAACATCTCACCAAGCATAGCCCCCATCATGGCACCCATAAAACTTGAGGCAAGAGCCTCTATAATTCCTGTAATATTAAAAATTCGTCCCGTGAAGATAGCAATGATTGCACTAACGAATATGGCTAGTAACGTAGAAAACGCTAACTCACCTTGTAACTGAATTCCTATAAATAAACCAATTGCTGTTCCGCTGATCATTCCGATTGACATTGCGATACATTTACTAAACACCGCACTTATGTAACGCACATTTTTTGCACCTTTTATACAAAAAACCATTGTATAAAAAGCGACGATCACGTAACTAATAAGAAGTAACATATGAAACACTCCTTTTTAAGAAGTAGGAGCCAGCACGATGGATGACTCCTTTTCCTTAAGACTGGCACAAGGAACCTCTCCCCATATCCCTAATGACAACGATCTTTTGATGTCATAGAACAAGTTGTATTTTTCGCTATTGGTCTTGGTAAATCTAATGCTGGATTTCGATCAAAGAATCCGTTCGGTTTTAGCTGAAAACTTTGATAAGCAGTTGGCATGACTGGCCAATCTTCTGTACGCGTAATATGGTGATGACCCATTGTGTACCATACAACGATGTCAGTATTTTCAATTGGTCGGTCGGCTTTCACATAATGCTCTAAACTATCGCCACCTTTTGATTGGTTCGGGTAACGACCTGATGCAAACATTTGACTAGAATCATACTGCGTTACATATAAATGATTTTTAATGTAGCCAGCACGTTGTATTACTGTTGCTTCATCTGTTGCGAATGGATGACAGTTTTCACCAGTAACAAGTTTGTAGCCAACAGGTTGCCCAACGAAGTTTTTCGAATTTGGGTTAATAATTTTCCAAGTTGTTTGTTTGACAATATCGATATTACTGATTGCCTCACTTTCTGTCTTGAATGTCTTTGCAATTGTATAGAATCCATTGTTATTTGGATTATCTGGACCTGGTTGTTCAGCCACTGTGAATGACTCAACTAGTGAATTATTTACCCCATCGATCATTGGATTGATACGGAAGTTAAAGAAATGTTGGTGATATGGTGCATTGACCTGTGGCGCAACTTCAGTTCCATATTTCGGTTTTTCACCTACATCTAGAGCTCCTACATTTAACACACCTGTTAGTTTCACTTCACATTCAATTGTTCCATCCTGGTAGAACGACCAGAAAAATCCATAATCGTAGTTCGCAACCGTAGCAAAAAATGAAAGTACTAAGCGACGTGATCGACGTACTTCCACTTGATTTGTGCGCCAATCAGTATGTTTCCACGCAATGCCATAATCTTCTTCGTGTAAGCATACTGCGTTTTTAATTGTAAATGGTTCACCTTTACTGTTAGACATAACTGCATCAAAGTACTGAATATGCCCTACGCAGTCACACCCTAATTCTAAAGAATTAGCTAATTGACCAATTCCATATTCCCCTGCATCGAATGCGTTTTGCCAATTGTGTGCAGGATTTGTATCTCCGTAAGGTACTACCATTTCAGATAATGCTGCACGGTAAAGAATGGGACGTTCTTTTTCTTTATCTTCATAACTAACCGTATGGATTACTAGCCCTTCACGAGGTGTAAACCCAAAACGTATTTTCCATTTTTGCCATTCAATACAGTGTCCATTTACTGTAAAACTTGGACCTTCAGGTTGAATGATTTCTAAAGGTTTCACATCTTCTCGAAAACTTATTTCATACTCCGTTGCTTCTTCCGGTATATAGGCACCTTGTGTTGGAGGAATCGGTTTAACACCATAATCTTCTAAACGAACAAGCTCCATTTTGTTTACATCTACCACAGCTATTAAACCTGTAATTGGATAGCAATACCCATTTTCTTTTGGAGCTGGACGCACCCATGCAATCGCACGAACAATACGTTTCCCTTCATCTTCAGGAATGTCATAATATCCAGCTGACCATGGATCAATCATCACTAAACTCGGATCGGTAATACCACGTTTTAACAATGCTGCTTGATAGTCCGGGTGTTTTTTTAGGAATTCCTCGACTTCTTCAAACTCATCAAGCATAAAACCTGGTCGCACATCTGGAATCAATTCCCAAGAAACGATCTTTTGATCCAATATGGATACAACTGCTTCATATGTTTCGTTTGTTGTTGTATCAAGGAGGATAATAAAGGCTTCACGGCCAAAAGAAGTACCTTCTACAAAATTAAGAACAACATCTTTTGGTGGTTCATTTAATAACACTTGTGCAAAACGAAATTTCTCATGGAGCTTCTTCTCTTTCTTTACTACTTCTACAGCCAAAGTAATTTCATCAGCTGACAATGGTTCAAGCGGATGGATTACCTTTTGCGTTTGAATTTTCATAATCATTCCTCCTACATCGTTATTTTTCCTTACGATTAATAAGGGTTATAATCACAATTTAAGAGATTCATAAATAATTTTATTGTAAAAAAAGAAACTGTGTAATATTTATTTCCGATTCTATGTAATGTTATCTAACAAACTAATTTATTTTTCCTATAATTTAATTATAATTTACAGCAGATAGTTAAACATTTCAGATTAGGGGGTTAAATATGGTGATTTACTTTCCTTTTCAACCGGAATTAAAACGTAACACATTACATTACACAGAAATTAAGCCTATTACCACACATCAGTCTAACATCGCACTTTACTATCAATTCCACACAAAAAATGAATCAACGACAAATTTGTCATTGATTCCTGATGGTTGCTTTGATTTTTTATTTTGTTGTCATTCGAGTAAAATGAACATTTTTTTATGGACAAGTCCTTTAACTCGAAAAGAGCATCCAGAGCTACTAAATGATTGTACCTATTTTGGTGTAAGATTTTATCCAGAACAAACGGCAATTCAGCTGAATTATCCGTTGAGTGAACTAATTGGACAATTAATTATATTATTTGAAGTCCTAGCAATCCCCTACTCTATCCTCGAAGAAATAACAGCCTGTAACTCTTTCCAACAACGAATAAGAGCGTTCGAAACATTTATCTCTACATTTCAACAAAAGATAACGATTCAAAACGATATGACGAAATTTATAATTCAAAAAATATATGCGTCAAAGGGAATGATAAGCGTAAAAGCATTATCAGATGATATAGGCTATACAGAACAGTACATAAGGAGGAAATTTACGGA carries:
- a CDS encoding ammonium transporter, yielding MDTGDTTWMFVATAIVIFMHVPGLALFYGGLVNDRNVISTMMHSFVSLLIVTIVWVLWGYTLAFGPDVNGFIGALDYLGFNNVGPEAAFGSYTIPHYIFATFQGAFAAITVAIISGGIAGRISFPAWMVFCVAWITFIYSPMAHWVWGGGWLAQLGELDFAGGTVVHILSGVSALTAAVVIGPRFEHLRKSQMPHNIVLFLIGAASLWFGWFGFNAGSALGANGVTALAFANTQIAAAAGGIAWLIIEWVVRKRPTLVGTATGAIAGLVGVTPAAGFVTVGSALIIGFIAAPVSYFGIHFIKEKFKYDDTLDAFGVHGLAGIWGAIATGIFATTSVNSAGKDGLLYGNPELVLHQLIGVLTALALGTVGTFVILKVISLFMPLRVTREEEEMGLDISFHQEPAYHSTLESPSLPTTIQPTFDSVSNGSLQAKN
- a CDS encoding primary-amine oxidase encodes the protein MKIQTQKVIHPLEPLSADEITLAVEVVKKEKKLHEKFRFAQVLLNEPPKDVVLNFVEGTSFGREAFIILLDTTTNETYEAVVSILDQKIVSWELIPDVRPGFMLDEFEEVEEFLKKHPDYQAALLKRGITDPSLVMIDPWSAGYYDIPEDEGKRIVRAIAWVRPAPKENGYCYPITGLIAVVDVNKMELVRLEDYGVKPIPPTQGAYIPEEATEYEISFREDVKPLEIIQPEGPSFTVNGHCIEWQKWKIRFGFTPREGLVIHTVSYEDKEKERPILYRAALSEMVVPYGDTNPAHNWQNAFDAGEYGIGQLANSLELGCDCVGHIQYFDAVMSNSKGEPFTIKNAVCLHEEDYGIAWKHTDWRTNQVEVRRSRRLVLSFFATVANYDYGFFWSFYQDGTIECEVKLTGVLNVGALDVGEKPKYGTEVAPQVNAPYHQHFFNFRINPMIDGVNNSLVESFTVAEQPGPDNPNNNGFYTIAKTFKTESEAISNIDIVKQTTWKIINPNSKNFVGQPVGYKLVTGENCHPFATDEATVIQRAGYIKNHLYVTQYDSSQMFASGRYPNQSKGGDSLEHYVKADRPIENTDIVVWYTMGHHHITRTEDWPVMPTAYQSFQLKPNGFFDRNPALDLPRPIAKNTTCSMTSKDRCH
- a CDS encoding helix-turn-helix domain-containing protein; this translates as MVIYFPFQPELKRNTLHYTEIKPITTHQSNIALYYQFHTKNESTTNLSLIPDGCFDFLFCCHSSKMNIFLWTSPLTRKEHPELLNDCTYFGVRFYPEQTAIQLNYPLSELIGQLIILFEVLAIPYSILEEITACNSFQQRIRAFETFISTFQQKITIQNDMTKFIIQKIYASKGMISVKALSDDIGYTEQYIRRKFTEKLGFSPKQFSKIVQFQHVIDEFFLTPDLSTQDIVYENGFYDQAHFIKTFKQMTHFTPKQYQQYISNHVLLKTN